A window of Plantibacter sp. PA-3-X8 genomic DNA:
GCGGCATCGGACTCACCCAGAACGCCATCGTCGGCAACCTCGGCGAGTGGTCGAACGTCCTGCTGAGCATCATCATCTTCCTCCTGGCGTTCAGCTCCATCCTCGGGAACTACTACTACGGCGAGTCGAACATCGAGTTCATCTCGTCGAGCCGTCGTGTGCTCACCGGGTACCGGGTGCTCGTCGTCGCCGTGATCTTCCTCGGTTCGATCGCTTCGGCCGACGTCATCTGGAACACCGCCGACGGCATCATGGGACTCATGGCTCTCGTGAACCTCGTCGCCATCGGACTGCTGTCGGGCATCGTGTTCAAGCTGTTGAAGGACTACTCCGCGCAGCGGCGCGCCGGCCTGGATCCGGTCTTCACCCGTGACCGGTTGCCCGAAGTCAGCGGGATCGAATGCTGGCAGGACGCGCTCAGCGTGACCGGCCCCCTTCCCGTGCAGGAGGCCCGCACCGTTCGCTGACGCGGACATCCCGGTCACCCACGCCATCGCTGACGGTACGCGGCACGTGGTGATCGTCGAAGTCCCGCCGGGAGCGCGGCGTCACGGTGCCGAGCGGTGCTCCGAACCGGCGGGCTTCCTGCGGGAATTCGTCGCTGTGCAGACGGGCGCGGTCGAGGTCGTGGTGCCGGCGGATGCCGGTGAGCATGCCGACGACCACCGGTTGGCCGGGAAGTTCCAGACGATGCTGACCAGGATGACCGCGGAGGCGCAGATCCTCTTCGGGGTCGCGAGTCGCCAGGCCCGTTTCGGCGCGCCGAGGGTTCGTCGACCGGGCCGGCGTCGCGGAACGTGCCGCGCCCGTCGAACTCGGTGATGCCGTGCTCCTGCATCAGGAAGTGGGCGAGGTCGGGCGCCGGGATGTCTGCGAGCGCGCCTTGACAAAATAACTGAGTGGGCTCATGATTGAGTTTACTCGGGCTAAGCCGGGAAAACGACCCGGAAGGAGCCCCACCCATGAGAGCGTTCACCATCTCGAGCTACGCGTCCCCACTGCACGAGACCGAGGTGCCCGAGCCCGTCGTCGGTGCCGGCGACGTCCTCGTGCAGGTGCAGGCCGCCGGCCTCAATCAACTCGACGAGAAGATCCGTCTCGGCGAGTTCAAGCAGATCCTGCCGTACCGGTTGCCGATCATCCTCGGCCATGACGTCGCCGGCACCGTCATCCGCGTCGGTGCGCAGGTCCGCGGCTTCAAGCCCGGCGACGAGGTCTACGCGCGTCCTCGTGATCACCAGATCGGCGCCTTCGCCGAGCGCATCGCCGTCGCAGAGGCGGATGTCGCTCTCAAGCCGGCGTCGATCAGCATGGTGGAGGCGGGATCCCTACCGCTCGTCGCGCTGACCGCCTGGCAGGCCCTCGTCGAGCTCGGCGACGTGCAGCCCGGTCAGCGGGTCCTCATTCACGCCGGTGCGGGCGGGGTCGGGTCGATCGCAATCCAACTCGCCAAGCAGCTCGGTGCGGAGGTCGCGACGACGGCCAGTGCCGCCAACGCGGACTTCGTTCGCGAACTCGGCGCGGACACCGTGATCGACTACCGCACCGAGGATTTCGAAGCGCTGCTCCAGGGGTATGACTTCGTGCTCGACAGCCTCGGCGGCGAGAACCTCGAGAAGTCCCTGCGCATCCTCAAGCGCGGCGGAACGGCCGTCGGCATCGCCGGACCGCCCACCCCGGACTTCGCCCGCTCCGCCGGCCTCAACGCGGTGCTCCGGCTCGCGATCTCAGCACTCAGTGGCAAGATCCGCAGGCAGGCCAAGCGGCTCGGGGTGAGCTACCGGTTCCTCCTCATGCGGGCGAGTGGTGACCAGCTGCGCGAGATCGCCGCCCTCATCGACAGCGGGGCGATCCGTCCCGTCGTCGGACGGGTGTTCCCCTTCGACGACACGGTGGAGGCCCTCGGCTCGCTCGCTGGCGGTGGCATCCGCGGCAAAGCCGTCATCGTGGCGTAGCCCGCGGACGAAAGCGCGCAAAACGCTCCCGAACGCGAGGTTCGGGAGCGTTTCGAGC
This region includes:
- a CDS encoding NADP-dependent oxidoreductase; protein product: MRAFTISSYASPLHETEVPEPVVGAGDVLVQVQAAGLNQLDEKIRLGEFKQILPYRLPIILGHDVAGTVIRVGAQVRGFKPGDEVYARPRDHQIGAFAERIAVAEADVALKPASISMVEAGSLPLVALTAWQALVELGDVQPGQRVLIHAGAGGVGSIAIQLAKQLGAEVATTASAANADFVRELGADTVIDYRTEDFEALLQGYDFVLDSLGGENLEKSLRILKRGGTAVGIAGPPTPDFARSAGLNAVLRLAISALSGKIRRQAKRLGVSYRFLLMRASGDQLREIAALIDSGAIRPVVGRVFPFDDTVEALGSLAGGGIRGKAVIVA